Proteins encoded in a region of the Planococcus citri chromosome 1, ihPlaCitr1.1, whole genome shotgun sequence genome:
- the LOC135834146 gene encoding NFX1-type zinc finger-containing protein 1-like, translated as MCQFDFEGFRQELLVQIPEKVNNTSNRKGCSELKSLLIAGESFINIAERLNDNFSRITKEELRAKVMIKVNRILQSFKAKCATLKEYEVEFLDSELQRLDRYMHLYIIQCTPKFIETNWGNSVDFKSAVTLLERIDFSKDVDQIIEQILKRFDQLQVGLTVREKDSIREALQRDLGHGMQQGHWYSCHCGYVYTVANCGMFNQSSSCPNCKAVIGRGSSNAHIQSNYWHTVSRN; from the exons ATGT GTCAGTTCGATTTTGAAGGGTTTCGTCAAGAACTTCTCGTTCAAATACCCGAAAAAGTAAACAACACGTCGAACAGAAAAGGATGTTCCGAATTGAAATCATTACTTATTGCCGGCGAATCTTTCATAAATATCGCTGAAAGATTGAATGACAACTTCTCACGTATCACTAAAGAAGAATTGCGAGCCAAAGTTATGATTAAAGTGAACAGAATCCTGCAGTCGTTCAAGGCGAAATGTGCGACTTTAAAAGAATACGAAGTTGAATTTCTCGATTCTGAATTACAAAGACTGGACCGATACATGCATTTGTATATAATCCAGTGTACTCCTAAATTTATCGAAACAAACTGGGGTAATTCGGTTGATTTCAAGTCTGCTGTTACTCTTTTAGagagaattgatttttcaaaagatgtCGACCAAATTAtcgaacagattttgaaaagatttgaTCAATTGCAAGTAGGCTTGACTGTGAGGGAAAAAGATAGTATACGTGAAGCTTTACAGCGTGATTTAGGACACGGCATGCAACAAGGGCATTGGTACTCATGTCATTGTGGTTATGTTTATACAGTAGCGAATTGCGGTATGTTTAATCAAAGTAGTAGTTGTCCTAACTGTAAAGCTGTAATCGGAAGAGGATCGAGTAACGCTCACATTCAATCGAATTATTGGCACACCGTATCTCGAAACTAA
- the LOC135834155 gene encoding membrane metallo-endopeptidase-like 1 produces the protein MLRNAEVVPNPNTHPRRNANTFIAAISNKYRILCGILLRRSTFKNVLLISIIIGTACVVGFVLVILLTAKILESINSSADPCDDFFEYACGKWSHSHFIPLQEENSWFIERKQRINYLITNLLAENSSSEIEPVLQMKQLYNMCMDTDHLNQQGLEPLYRVLDLLQLPRSFPSNETVGNFSLAKTLSLAQRILNLDIIVQLSTHFNESLNLTVLSISPASNDLFSLDRRRQKADSESDEFAEKMLAIRLAYMLGIIAEFDTGKATENDIVTEAMRIILLESQLKMDKDETTKNETEESYMTLDLLQRIMFSNISSEMSNLTELNFYWLDYVTVLTQGLNITLTMESTVQVINTSYFQKLGNRVVEFNALFFQRYVWWKVVDLLAIHTTDIMRTHKYIFEERIYHEMTKPTR, from the exons ATGTTACGTAATGCGGAGGTCGTCCCAAATCCGAATACTCATCCCAGGAGGAACGCCAACACTTTCATCGCAGCTATATCGAATAAATACAG GATATTGTGCGGGATACTTTTGAGACGATCGAcgttcaaaaatgttctattgATATCAATTATTATTGGAACTGCGTGCGTGGTTGGATTCGTTTTGGTGATTCTGCTGA ctgCCAAGATATTAGAATCAATTAATAGTTCAGCGGATCCATGCgacgattttttcgaatacgCTTGTGGAAAGTGGAGCCATTCTCATTTTATCCCTTTGCAAGAGGAGAACTCCTGGTTCATCGAACGTAAACAACGTATCAATTATCTGATAACAA ATTTATTGGCAGAAAACTCCTCATCGGAGATAGAACCAGTTTTACAGATGAAACAACTTTACAACATGTGTATGGATACTG atcatcTAAATCAGCAAGGTTTGGAGCCTCTATATAGAGTTCTGGATTTATTACAACTCCCACGAAGTTTCCCCAGCAACGAAACCGTAGGAAATTTCAGTCTGGCTAAAACGTTATCATTGGCTCAACGGATTTTGAATTTGGATATCATCGTTCAGTTATCGACTCATTTTAACGAATCTTTGAATCTCACTGTTCTGTCG ATTAGCCCGGCTtcgaatgatttattttcattggaCCGTCGACGTCAAAAAGCTGATTCAGAATCGGAcgaatttgctgaaaaaatgctCGCCATTCGATTAGCTTACATGTTAGGAATAATCGCAGAATTCGATACAGGCAAAGCCACCGAAAACGATATTGTGACCGAAGCTATGCGAATCATTTTATTAGAAAGTCaattgaaaatg GATAAAGATGAAACCACAAAAAACGAAACGGAAGAAAGTTACATGACTTTAGATCTACTACAGCGCATCATGTTCTCCAATATTTCTTCTGAAATGTCCAATCTCACCGAA CTCAACTTTTATTGGTTAGATTATGTCACAGTTCTAACGCAAGGCTTGAATATCACTCTAACAATGGAAAGTACTGTTCAAGTGATAAATacttcgtattttcaaaaattaggaaacCGTGTGGTCGAATTCAACgctcttttttttc AACGTTACGTTTGGTGGAAAGTTGTGGATTTATTGGCTATCCATACAACCGATATAATGCGAACtcataaatatattttcgaggAACGAATTTACCACGAAATGACTAAACCAACTAGGTAG
- the LOC135834172 gene encoding neprilysin-1-like, translating to MAKLYDIFDVKEEIETMVRDLKQVFEELIVNSVWIDDNTKEAKMKTFESIKTLIGSPEVVLNTSWIIDHYKNIEIISREFISTLLIIKARESTEILSLIHRPNRSETDYVRWFMDPMDVNAYYSFSINSIAVPFGILQYPFYLKSINALNYGAIGSILGHEFTHAFHDEGELPTYKKPVFSLIFMKMVYNTKCFQSKLC from the exons ATGGCTAAATTGTACGATATATTCGATGTTAAAGAAGAG ATTGAGACCATGGTGAGGGATTTGAAACAAGTGTTCGAAGAATTGATCGTGAATTCGGTATGGATCGACGATAACACAAAGGAAGCGAAAATGAAAACGTTCGAATCAATCAAAACGTTGATTGGGTCTCCTGAGGTTGTGTTGAACACTTCTTGGATTATTGATCattataaaaat attgaaattatttctcgAGAATTCATCAGCACGTTACTGATTATCAAAGCAAGAGAGTCGACCGAAATATTGAGTTTAATTCATCGTCCGAATCGTTCGGAAACGGATTacgttag GTGGTTTATGGATCCTATGGATGTAAATGCTTATTATAGCTTCAGTATCAATTCGATAG CGGTGCCTTTTGGAATACTGCAATATCCTTTCTACTTGAAAAGTATCAA CGCTTTGAATTACGGAGCCATTGGAAGCATTTTAGGCCACGAGTTCACTCACGCTTTTCACGATGAAGGTGAGCTACCAACCTATAAAAAACCAGTGTTCAGCTTGATATTTATGAAAATGGTCTATAATACAAAATGTTTCCAAAGCAAATTAtgttaa